The following is a genomic window from Sphingomonas sinipercae.
TGGACCGAGCAGTCGAGCGTGACGTAATGCCCAGCCTCCATGCCGGCGCAGCGGCCGCCGGAAAAAAGGCTCATATCGATAAAGCTCATCACCGCGCCGCCGTGAATCGACCCGCCCAGGTTGAGCATGGTTTCGTCCGGGAAGATGCGGGTGCGCGCTCGGCCAGGGCCTTCCGGGCGGAACAGCATCCGGCCCGTTGCAGCCGCGAAGCTTCCGCGCGGGAAGTCGCCCCACGTGTACCAGCCGGGGTTGTCGGTATCTTCAACCGCCCCGCTGGGGAGGCGGGCTTCGTCCGTCAAGCGGCCCGCTCCGCGATCAGCTTCTTGGTTTCGGCGATCGCCTTGGCCGGGTTCAGTCCCTTCGGGCAGACGTTGGCGCAGTTCATGATCGTGTGGCAGCGATAAAGGCGGAACGGATCCTCAAGCTCGTCCAGCCGCTCGCCGGTCGCTTCGTCGCGGCTGTCGGCAAGCCAGCGATAGGCCTGCAGCAGCACGGCCGGGCCGAGGAACTTGTCGGAGTTCCACCAATAGCTCGGGCAGCCGGTCGAGCAGCAGAAGCACAGTATGCACTCGTAAAGTCCGTCCAGCTTCGCCCGGTCCTCGGGCGACTGCAGCCGCTCCTTGCCCGACGGCGCGGTCGTCGCGCTCTTCAGCCAGGGCTGGATCGACGCATATTGCGCATACATATGGGTAAGGTCCGGGACGAGGTCCTTGACCACCTCCATGTGCGGCAGCGGGGTGATTTGGACATCCCCTTTCGCCTCGGCGATCGGCGTCGTGCAGGCCAGCCCGTTGCGGCCGTTCATATTCATCGAGCACGACCCGCAAATGCCTTCGCGGCAGGAACGGCGGAAGGTCAGCGTCGGGTCGACTTCATTCTTGATCTTGATCAGCGCGTCGAGGACCATCGGCCCGGTCTTGTCGAGGTCGACCGTGTAGGTGTCGAACCGCGGATTGGCACTGGTTTCCGGGTCGTAGCGGTAGATCTTGAACGTCTTCAGACGCTTGCCGACCTGTGCCTCATAACGGCGGCCCTTGTTGATCTTGCTGTTCCTGGGAAGCGTGAACTCGGCCAAGGCCCTATGCTCCTATCTCGACTTGCGGGCGCGCTAACACGCCGCCCGCCCGCTTTCAAACGCTGCGACTAGGCGGAACGCACCGCCTCCAGCACTTCCTTCGCGTGGCCGGGCACCTTCACCTTGCGCCAGGCGCGAAGGACCTTGCCGTCGCTTCCGATCAGGAAGGTGGCACGCTCCATGCCCATATATTTGCGGCCGTACATGGATTTTTGAACCCAGGTCCCGAACGCGTTCGAAATCGCCCCGTCTTCGTCGGACGCCAGCGGCACGGCGAGTTCATATTTGGCGATGAACTTTTCATGCTTCTTCATTGGGTCGCGCGAGACGCCCACGACCTTGGCGCCGGCCTTTTCGAACTCGCCCGCAAGCTCGGTGAAATCCTGCGCTTCGCGCGTGCAACCGGACGTGTCGTCCTTGGGATAGAAATAGAGCACCAGAGGCTGGCCCGGCCGATCCAGCGACAGCGTTTCCCCGCTGCTGGTCTGCACTGCAAGCTTTGGCGCCTTGTCGCCTTGATCGATCATTGGCTGTTCCTCACGTTCGCCCAAACCTGCGCGACGCATTGCCGCGCCGCTTCGTGACGGCCAAGCAG
Proteins encoded in this region:
- a CDS encoding PaaI family thioesterase; the encoded protein is MTDEARLPSGAVEDTDNPGWYTWGDFPRGSFAAATGRMLFRPEGPGRARTRIFPDETMLNLGGSIHGGAVMSFIDMSLFSGGRCAGMEAGHYVTLDCSVHFVGRGRAGIPLDAEVRLVRQTRGGHVFFIGTCEQDGEPTHTFTGTLKRVKTPTRPA
- a CDS encoding succinate dehydrogenase iron-sulfur subunit — protein: MAEFTLPRNSKINKGRRYEAQVGKRLKTFKIYRYDPETSANPRFDTYTVDLDKTGPMVLDALIKIKNEVDPTLTFRRSCREGICGSCSMNMNGRNGLACTTPIAEAKGDVQITPLPHMEVVKDLVPDLTHMYAQYASIQPWLKSATTAPSGKERLQSPEDRAKLDGLYECILCFCCSTGCPSYWWNSDKFLGPAVLLQAYRWLADSRDEATGERLDELEDPFRLYRCHTIMNCANVCPKGLNPAKAIAETKKLIAERAA
- a CDS encoding peroxiredoxin, with product MIDQGDKAPKLAVQTSSGETLSLDRPGQPLVLYFYPKDDTSGCTREAQDFTELAGEFEKAGAKVVGVSRDPMKKHEKFIAKYELAVPLASDEDGAISNAFGTWVQKSMYGRKYMGMERATFLIGSDGKVLRAWRKVKVPGHAKEVLEAVRSA